The region CTGTTTCGCTACGACACGACCTACGGCGGTTATGCCGGCACGGTCGAAGTGGGCGACAACAGCATGAAAATCGACGGCCGCAACGTCGCCGTGCTGAATCAAAAGGAACCGGCGCGCCTGCCCTGGAAGCAGCTCGGCGTCGAGATCGTCATCGAAGCCACCGGCGTGTTCACCGACGCGGCGCAAGTTAAAGCCCACTTGGATGCCGGCGCCAAAAAAGTCATCGTCACTGCGCCGGCCACCAACGAAGACATCACGCTGGTGCTTGGCGTCAATGAAAACAACTACGATCCGCGCAAGCATCAGATTATTTCCAACGCCTCGTGCACCACCAACTGTCTTGCGCCCGTAGCCAAAGTATTGCACGACAGCTTCGGCATCGAGCGCGGTTTGATGACAACCACCCACGCCTACACCAACGACCAGCGGATTCTCGATTTGGCGCACAAAGATCTGCGCCGCGCCCGCGCCGCGGCGATGAACATCGTGCCGACCAGCACCGGCGCCGCGAAAGCGATTGGTCTGGTCATGCCGGAATTGAAAGGGAAACTGCACGGCCTATCGTTCCGCGTGCCGACGGCCACCGTCTCGGTCGTCGACCTCGTCGTCGACCTCAAAAAAGCCGCGACGGTGGAAGAGATCAATGGCGCCCTCAAGAAAGCCGCCGAGGGCAAGATGAAAGGCTACTTGGCCTACTGCGACGAGCCCTTGGTCTCCAGCGACTTCCGTGGTAATGCAGCATCCTCGATCGTCGATGGGCTTTCGACGGTGGTGCTCGAAGGAAAAATGGCCAAGGTTCTATCTTGGTATGACAATGAATGGGGCTATAGCTGCCGCGTCGGCGACTTGGCCAAATTAATCGTCGACAAGGGCCTTTAGGAGGACGCTATGATCGCCAAAGATATCATGACCCGCGACATCATCACGGTGAATCCCACGATGACCGTCAAAACGCTCGCCATGACGCTGATCAAAAATCAGATCAGCGGCGCGCCGGTGGCCGGCAAGAACGGCAAGATCGTCGGCGTCGTCTCCGAGGCCGACATCGTCGCCAAAAAAGGCAAAACAGTCAGTGACATCATGAGCAAAAAAATCATCAGCGTCAGCGAAGAGACGCCAGTCGAAGAGCTGGCGCAGCTCATGACCACCCATGCCATCAAACGGCTGCCGGTCATGAACGGCGACAAAGTCGTCGGCATCGTCAGCCGCGCCGACATTGTCAGCGCCATCGCCCAAGGGAAGCACATCGCGCTGGACACGCCGATTTACGATCTGTGAGGGCAGTGGGAAAATCGACTCGGCCGGCACGACGCTCCAGCGAACGTGCAAATTGCGCCGGCGCCCCAGCGCCCCGCCCTGGTGCCTGCGCTCCGGAAGGATTTCACATCGATCGCACCGCCATCATGAATCGTCCGCGCTAGCAAGGAGCGGCTGTGCTTTGGCGTCGGCTTTGAGATAGTGCTCCTTGCGCGCCAGTTTCAGTTTCAATCGCTGTTCATTGCGCGCAAACATGGGCTGCATCGCGTCCACCGCCCCGTGTATAACGTCGCCGCTCTCGACACGCTCGAAACGCAGTTTGAGTTTGTCGAAGGCCAACCGACCGACATCGACGAGGTCATTCAGCAAACGGCTCAGGTGATTGATCTGCCCAGCGATGATGCACCGATCTTGCTCTACTTCCGCAGGCAGCGCCCCATGTTTTTGCAGCAAATCGATAAACATCTGCATGATCGCGATCCGGTGTCGCAATTCATGGGTCATGATCGCAATGAATTGGCTCTGATCGCGGTCCGCGTTGGCCAAGCTTCTTCCGCCGCAAAGCCATCTACCTCGCGTTCCTAGATTAGTTGATCTTAACCCCAAGTTTCTCGGCGACGGCGTTGAACCGCTGCAACCAAGCTGCCGCTTCAGGATCGCCGCGCTGCTGGCGCTCGCGCATGCGCGGCAAGCTCGCTTCGATCAGGCGGTAAAAGCGGTTCTGGACGTTCCACAGATTTACCCCGAAGGGCAATGTTGTGAGCAAGCTGGTCGCGTTGTCAAAGGCGCGCAGATTCTCCGTCGAGGGTTCCAGTTGAAAACGCTTGGCGATTTTCTCCAAATTGCGCCGATAGGTGAACTCGAGAGTTGCACGGTCGAGCGCCACCTGCTCCAGCTTGGCCGCCTGCAGGGCGCCCTTCACTTTGTCGATCTCGATGATCTCTTGCTCCAGCGCGTGGCGCAGCTGCTGATTGAGCACAAACTCCGCAGCAGCGTGGATCGCCTTTGGCGGCGGGATATGCAAATCGAGCAAAAAACGTAGCATCGGGGCGCGGTGTTCGTAGACCTGGCGATAGAGCGATTCGGCTTCGTCCAAGGTGCTGGTCAAGATTTGTTGCAAGATCGTACGCTGCTCGTCGCGAAACAGCGCGCGCAAAGTATAGTTGGATTCACCGAAGCGGCGATCCATCAGGCGAATCACCTCGGCAAAGTCGGCGCGCAAAAACGGCTCGGCAAGCTCGCGCTCAAGATAGCGCTCGACGTCATCGTTAAGCGCGGTTCGCACACCGCCGTTGACGGTGTGATCGCCTATGTGCAATACCCCGAAGCTCAACTCGGTGGCGCCGCCAGTGATCTTTGAGATCATCGTGACCTGGCCCACGGCGAGCCTGGCGTTGCCGGCTGCGAAAACCTGATAGCGCGTGCGCTCGGCGCGGTAGCAGTAGATATCGGTCTTGTCCGGATAGGTCGCAAACAGCGAGCTGATGGCATAGTGGGCGCCGACGCGCTCCCAGTCGACCACCGCCGGGCGCACGAACTTCTCGTAAATTTGCCGGCCGTTTTCATGTTCGGCGAGATTGCTCTTGGCCAACGCCAGGCGCGCCAGAAAGCGCCGCTCCACGGTATCGCCGAAAAGTTCTTGTGCGAGCTGCGCTGCGCGCGCGGCGAACTGAATCACCTGCACCGTTTCCAGGCCGGACAGCTCGTCGAAAAACCAACCGCAGCTCGTGTACATGAGCAGCGCCTGACGCTGCATCTCGAGCAATTTGAGCACCGCGCTCCGCTCGCCATGCGTCAGCGTGCGGCGCGCATGGCGCGCGAAAAAAGCCTCCACCGTTTTGGCCGAACGATCCAAAATCGCATTGATATAGTCATCCCGTGCCGCCCACGGATCTTTTAATAGTTTGGCCGCTTCCTGTTCGTAGGGTTCGACGATGGAGTCGCGCAACCCGTCGAGCGCGTCGCGCAGCGGCGTGCGCCACTCCTGATTCCACTCCGAGTGCCCGCCTGAGTTACAGCCACAGTTACTCCACCAACGGTCGATGCCATGGGCGCAGCTCCAGGAAGTCTTCTCGATGATTTCCACTTCGTGGCGCGGCGGATACAGCTCAAGAAACTCGCCGTAGTTGGTCAAACGCGCCAGCTTCTCGGCTTCGATGTGGTGCAGCGCGTAGGCCAGCGCCATGTCGCCAAAGCGGTGATGATGGCCGTAGCTCTCGCCGTCGGTGGCGATGTGCACAAGCTGCGGCCCTTCGCGCGTATCGGAAAAGGCCCCGAGCAGCCTTTCGGCAAAACGTTCCCCGGCGGAGAGAATACCTTCAAAGGCAACCGCGCGTGAAATCGGCCCGTCGTAGAAGAAAATCGCAATCGAACGACCCGAGGGCAACCGCTGCCAGTACGGCCGCGTCGGATCGATCTGACCGCCACTCACGTCGCGCCAAGCTTCATTGCCGATCCGGCGCGCCCGCGCCGCCTGATGCGGCGCCAGAATTGTGAATTTAACGCCGCACTCGGCGAGGATTTCTAGACTTT is a window of Deltaproteobacteria bacterium DNA encoding:
- a CDS encoding CBS domain-containing protein, encoding MIAKDIMTRDIITVNPTMTVKTLAMTLIKNQISGAPVAGKNGKIVGVVSEADIVAKKGKTVSDIMSKKIISVSEETPVEELAQLMTTHAIKRLPVMNGDKVVGIVSRADIVSAIAQGKHIALDTPIYDL
- a CDS encoding DUF3536 domain-containing protein, which encodes MRYICIHGHFYQPPRENPWLEAIELQDSAYPYHDWNERITAECYAPNSVSRILDGQNQIVQLINNYAKISFNFGPTLLSWLEARAPDVYAAILQADRDSQKNYSGHGSALAQVYNHIIMPLANRRDRYTQVRWGLRDFESRFKRQAEGMWLAETAVDVESLEILAECGVKFTILAPHQAARARRIGNEAWRDVSGGQIDPTRPYWQRLPSGRSIAIFFYDGPISRAVAFEGILSAGERFAERLLGAFSDTREGPQLVHIATDGESYGHHHRFGDMALAYALHHIEAEKLARLTNYGEFLELYPPRHEVEIIEKTSWSCAHGIDRWWSNCGCNSGGHSEWNQEWRTPLRDALDGLRDSIVEPYEQEAAKLLKDPWAARDDYINAILDRSAKTVEAFFARHARRTLTHGERSAVLKLLEMQRQALLMYTSCGWFFDELSGLETVQVIQFAARAAQLAQELFGDTVERRFLARLALAKSNLAEHENGRQIYEKFVRPAVVDWERVGAHYAISSLFATYPDKTDIYCYRAERTRYQVFAAGNARLAVGQVTMISKITGGATELSFGVLHIGDHTVNGGVRTALNDDVERYLERELAEPFLRADFAEVIRLMDRRFGESNYTLRALFRDEQRTILQQILTSTLDEAESLYRQVYEHRAPMLRFLLDLHIPPPKAIHAAAEFVLNQQLRHALEQEIIEIDKVKGALQAAKLEQVALDRATLEFTYRRNLEKIAKRFQLEPSTENLRAFDNATSLLTTLPFGVNLWNVQNRFYRLIEASLPRMRERQQRGDPEAAAWLQRFNAVAEKLGVKIN
- a CDS encoding HAMP domain-containing histidine kinase — protein: MANADRDQSQFIAIMTHELRHRIAIMQMFIDLLQKHGALPAEVEQDRCIIAGQINHLSRLLNDLVDVGRLAFDKLKLRFERVESGDVIHGAVDAMQPMFARNEQRLKLKLARKEHYLKADAKAQPLLASADDS
- the gap gene encoding type I glyceraldehyde-3-phosphate dehydrogenase, with the translated sequence MATKIGINGFGRIGRLVLRTLIERYKKEFNVVAINELADLKTNAHLFRYDTTYGGYAGTVEVGDNSMKIDGRNVAVLNQKEPARLPWKQLGVEIVIEATGVFTDAAQVKAHLDAGAKKVIVTAPATNEDITLVLGVNENNYDPRKHQIISNASCTTNCLAPVAKVLHDSFGIERGLMTTTHAYTNDQRILDLAHKDLRRARAAAMNIVPTSTGAAKAIGLVMPELKGKLHGLSFRVPTATVSVVDLVVDLKKAATVEEINGALKKAAEGKMKGYLAYCDEPLVSSDFRGNAASSIVDGLSTVVLEGKMAKVLSWYDNEWGYSCRVGDLAKLIVDKGL